Genomic window (Musa acuminata AAA Group cultivar baxijiao chromosome BXJ1-9, Cavendish_Baxijiao_AAA, whole genome shotgun sequence):
TACCCATAATTAGTGGTTTAAAGTTTACTTTAGAACAAGTACACATGTTTTCTTGTTTGAAATTCAGCACCTCTAGGAAGCCATAAGATCTTCAGTCCTCAAGTGACATCTCATGGACTTTTCCAAGTATCTCTTCCTCAATTGAGAGTTCATTAGTCATTTGAATCATTGCCTGCAGAGAATGTTCAAATTTCAAGCTTGATATGTACTCTCTGGGATTCAAATGAGGCTGCAATAATTATAAACTGATACTGAATCAAGCAAACTGTCGTTAATATCTCCAAACATCAGTATCCTTTCATAAGATTCATTTAATGATGTGATTGCTTGAAAATCTCAGTTGAAAGAACTTCTGTATTTATCTGTATGAAATGCCCATACAGGACATGACTTCTGAGTTATGGTGTTTTAGTTTTATATAAGCTTCCACCAatatattgattttttatttaagCTTCCACCAACacattgactttcacatcatgcaATTCTTATCATAGACTTGTACAAGATTACCTCCTTGGTTTTCTATGCTAAGGATCCTCCATGCTGTATTTAGAAGGTCAAAATTTTAGACCATTCAATCTCATTCTTTGTCCCTTCAGATATGGGATACAGCTGGGCAGGAAAGGTTCCAAAGTCTTGGTGTCGCATTCTATCGTGGTGCAGATTGCTGTGTTCTTGTGTACGATGTTAATGTCATGAAATCATTTGATAACCTCAACAATTGGCGGGAGGAGTTTCTGATTCAGGTAGACAGTCTCTCATCCTGTGCCATCAATTTATATGACAAAGCTTGTGTCTGAATATTTTAATTTCTTTGTAATTGTTCAGGCAAGCCCCTCAGATCCGGAAAATTTCCCATTCATAGTCTTAGGGAACAAGACAGATATTGATGGTGGAAATAGTCGAGTGGTAAAATATATTCTCTtttataatttttgcattttacaTACTGATGAAGATATTAGCGCTATTTATTTGCTTCTTCATGCAAGTGGTTTATAGTGTTTGATCTCAACTTGACTGTTGATGTTTCAGGTCTCTGAGAAGAAGGCAAAGCACTGGTGCGCTTCGAAGGGTAATATCCCCTATTTTGAGACATCTGCCAAGGAGGGCATCAACGTGGAATCTGCTTTTGAGTGTATAGCCAAGATTGCTCTCAAGAATGAACCCGAGGACGACATGTAAGTTCtttttcatattattattattctttgttCTAAGCTGAAACTTGAATTTGATTTTCGAAGCACATTTAAATTGTATTCCTAACAACACAGGCATTCTGAATCTTCAAGTTAATGTTGGGCTAGTCCTTGTCTTTATCGGCAATACTGAAGAGAActgagttttattttttttccttctttttcagtgattctttCTACTTAGTTGTTTTCTGGTGTATGATTATGCACTCTTTCTTACGTTCTCTTAAATTGCCATTTATCGGTGTTGAAGCTACCTGCCACAACTTTGAGTTGCCATTTCTTAATCGAGGACACTTTTGATGCTATATTTAACCTCTTTTGTTACTTTTGATTCATTCTTTATTTGCTATTTTAATGTTGTAAAGAAGTTAATTTTATTGGTGTTGAAGTTACCTACCGGACACTATCGACGTGGCTAGTGGCGGTCGGCAGCAACGATCATCAGGATGTGAATGCTAGATAAAGAAAGACCACCGTAGTTACTTCTATGTGTTCTCAAGTAAAATAAATTCTAGATAGGTTTACGCGCATGCACTTTGTCTTCTGTATGAAGTCCGGGACAAATAATTCATACTAACCATTAATCAAGTTTCCTCTTTTATAGTGCTACATTGTTTCTTTGGATCAATAAAGTTGTACTGTCCTTCAATCAAAGCTTCCTTGTTTTGATGCTACATCGTGCCTTTTTATCAGTGAAGTGGTACATTTTCTCATTTTGTGCATTTCAATCCTGTCTTAATTGTAATTCTTTGTACTGAAAGTTGAAGAGGATCAACGATTGGTGCTGAAAGGGAGGATAATGGAAGGAATGTCTTAATTGTAATTCTTTGAACTTTCCGATTTGACTGAAAACTCGACCCATACAATTTAACTCGATGGATTTCAAGTTGACTCACTTTAATTTATCCTAATCCCGCTGATCTGATTGTGTGTTTTATTCAGTTTCTATTTGACGAAATAGATAACTAACAACTGAAaaataaatagaaatttatataaaataatcttaATGATCGAAACTACTGGATTGACTTTTTCCAATTTTCTCCCACCAGTTATTTCGTCCCGTCACTTGGCCCACCTACGAGTCAAACACCTAACTCGACTTGGGTCGACAACCTCCTGCCGAACCAAGCCATGTAAGGCTCCAACAATAGGCGATCTCTTTGCTGCGCCTATATATTTAGATACATAGAGCTCTCTCTCCGTCTCTGGCTTTCTGCctcccatctccatctccatctccgctACACCTGAACGCCGTGTGCTACACGTGTAGATGGCCGTCGAGGGCGACAAATACAGATCTTACCTGGTCGGAGAGGGAGAGAAGGACACCCACTGGAGACACGGCGCCCCTCCCACCTACGATCTCGTTAACAAGCTCTTCGAAGAAGGAAGAACCACGGCACGTTAATCTCTCGCCTCCTCTGCTATCGTCTTCTTAACGACGAGCTTAACGATTCTTGTTCGGCGACAGGAGTGGCCCAAAGGGTCTCTGGAGGAGACGGTGCAGAACGCCATAAAGACATGGGAGATGGAGCTGTCGCACAAGACGCGGCTGGGGGACTTCAAGTCCATCAGCCCCGCCAAGTTCAAGTTCTTCGTCAACGGGAGGAAGGGGCTGACGGGGGAGGAGACGCTGGCGCTGGGGAGCTACAACGCCTTGCTCCAGACCTCCCTGCCGCCGGAGTTCCAGTACTACAAGGCCGACGCCGAGACCTTCGAGTCGTCACACGATGTGTTCCAGATGGCGTTCCCTCGTGGGTTCGCATGGGAGGTGCTCCGCGTGTACTCGGGGCCTCCGGCCATCGCGTTCAAGTACAGGCACTGGGGCTACATGGAGGGCCCTTACAAAGGTCATGCTCCCACCGGGGAGCTCGTTGAGTTCACCGGTGTGGCTGTTCTCAAGGTAACCATGCATCACAGTCTACACACGCTCTCTGTGTCTCTGTAGTTTTATGGTGTCCGTTCCCATGCAGGTGGACGAACAGTTGAGGGCGGAAGAGGTGGAGATCTATTACGACCCCGGCGAGCTGTTCGCAGGCCTTCTCAAGGGAGAGGTGATCTCCGGTGTTGATTCTGTGGACACCACAGCTTCGAAGCTTCAACCATGTCCTTTTCTCAAGGGCGATCCGTAAAGGAACACCTCGTTGTCTCGACGATGTGCGTAATGGTTATCTGTACTGTGTACTGCTCGAGTATTAAATAAGACTGTTCACGTTAAAATAAATGGTGAGTCAATCCATATGTAAACAAACATATTATCGTCAAATGCTTTCTAATTCTTTGCGATTATCTCTGAGAAATGTAAAGCATATATCGGTGCCAATCTGTTTCTCACGAATGCGTGCAGAAACGGAAGGTGTGAACCGATCGACACCATTTCGGCATCGACCACTGACTGCTTCGCCGGTCATGCGTAGCGTTTTCGGAGGTGGGCGTGCCGTCATCGGTCGATCTTTCTGCCTTCTTTCGTCATCGCTGGCGTGTGGCCTCCGAATCGTTGGCCCACTTCGATTTGGCTGTCGTCGGCTTCATggcagggggaggaggaggagctgcgACGTCTCCGTCGTACTTGCCGTGCGTTCCGTTTCTTGGAAATTGAGAGCCGCTTGAGATAACGTTGCGGCCATTCGGTACACAAACTCGTATGAGCAGATATTTGGGCGGATATGTGGATCATgacatcatggaagaaaggggtcTCATTCAATCCATATCTATTAGGATTGAAGTCAATTCCTCAATGCCAACTAAAAGATTTACCAAaagtgaaaaagaagaaaactagCAGTGCGTGTCTATACAAGTTTTCATTAAGACGTGTAAAGAAGTCACGACGAAAAATTTGTCCAAATATATAAATTActtaataaaagaaaaatgatgAATAGTCTTACCCAATAGGATCTCAACACGTGGAGTCCGATctactaaaaaataaattttttattagtatGTCAAATATTTTGAATCTTCCCCGATCTCTTATTATTTGACTTGGACAAAGACTAGACTAACTTGCGTGTCGAAAGGATTCTCATTAGATATATCTTATCATGAGTCTAGACAATTTTAACGTAGATCAGACCTTATTAGAATCCTCACCAAattcaagaaaagaaaacttgctcATTCTTATATAAGTCCTCGAATGAGTTTTGATTAGATGCCTCGATTCGAATGTGAATCAATTTCAAACATGATAAGATTTggggaaagaaaaagaacaaatcaTACTACAACAAAAAAATAACCTTTTGTTACGGACTGAAGTTATCACTAAAAGATTATCACTAAAAGATTTAGTGATGGTGTGAGCTGTTGCAACTTCTATCCTTAATTTTGTAGCTAAtatattcaaattctgtcattaaaaataaataaattgataaagtAATATTTGTGAAAAATATTTGGTGATGGATAACTCTGTTAATGTTTCGATGAAAAAATTCAATGACAACTTAGATTTGTCACTAAAAATAGAAAAGGATGATGAATCTATCGTTAATACTTAAATGTATCACTAAATGAAAAGGGTGACGAACCTATCACTAATATTTAAATCTATCACTAAACGAAAAGGGTGATGAATCTATCGCCAATACTTGAATATGTCACTGAATGAAAAGGTTGGTGAATTTATCAATAATAATTTTCTCGACGATCTCTCGATTTTACATCTATGCCAAAATGTTTAATAACACAAAATTCCACatcaatattaaaaataatacaatCACAAAGTCCATATCATTTTGTCTAAGAGTAATACTAAAATTCATACAATTACAATGTCCACATCATATTTAAGATTAAAAAGCTACACACTTTTTTCATTTTTCAGCAATCACTCCTATATTCTACATGATATCATAATTATACAATTCAATAAAGATAAATTATCATAAAACAATAAATAGATGTACAAAGAATCAACACTTCAATGTCTTCTCCAATATGATTATCAAACAtatgataattttaattatttaaaaggaTAAGTGATCAGAAAAGCTTCAAATTCAAAAGTAAAATAAATCAAGACTAGACTATGATCACTAAATGCCAATCAAGGCTATTTGAATCTATCATTTAATTTAAACTTTTGCGCCATGCCAACCACCATAACTTCCCAACAATCCTATTGAATGCTATCACATACGTAGTATGGAGGCTACGATAAGTACTTCACAACAAGAATTTGGACATCAAGTGGGCGGGCGACATGCCTTTTCCACGGTTCAATCTCAATATGTGACATCATTGGCTAATCACTTCGAGTCAAGAAAATAACGAAATGAATGTCATGAAAATAAAATTGTCGAATGTCGTCGATTAATTGGCGAGCAACAGAAGCAGAACTACTTATTGATGATTACCACACAAAATGCCTAAAACAATATCTAAATCATGGACGAAGTCAATGGGATTAGACAGAGGAAGTTTTGAAGAACTAAAATGGCATTTCAAATGCAAATGCTGAACCAAAAAGTGAAGAGAATTGACTGAAAGTTCCATATGGCATCACAAATtcctgccaaaaaaaaaaaggaaaaaaatagagAACATATGTGCCAAAGGATTCAAATGGATCGTTACAAATTGAGAGAATCCTGAAATAGTTAAACCGATAAGTATTCATAGgtcaataaattatatatatatatgtaagataAGTACACTCATTAgattcttataaatcaatcttaatcttattcaTTTTCGATGTGAAACTAATCGAGGTTTTACGATATCAAATGCTCGTGAGATGATAAAAGGTGAAGAAGTTTAAATGTTagcaatgaaagtaaaaaaaacgTACTAAATAAATATCAAGGTGATGATGAGCAAATTAGATAGTTCAATCGTAGAGTCATAAACGTGTTTAGTGTTTAGGAGCTGACCTACATAATATTAATATTTGGAGATGATTCCAATATTAATTATTGCATGAAGAAAATGAAGCTCATGCAAACAAAAGTAGAGAGAAGCGGGTAAAAGAAGTGCCACTATAGAATAAACTCAGAAATAAAAACTAAACAGTTTTAAGTTGCTTTGAACTGAAAACAACCATATAAATGTTGATGGCAAAATATCAGGACTGCATATGACCttcagatgaagatgaagatgaagtcatgtgAGAACAAGTTCATCTATCATTCACATTCTTAGTTTATCCTAAATCTACATAGAAATTACTCCAGTTGGCTAATAAAAATGTAtttgaacacacacacacacacacagcttaTCATATTCCAGATTACGGAGTTGTTTATAGTTAGTAAACCTGCTGTTTTCATGTTGCTTATTAAATGACCAGACCTACAACCAAATGACATTATAGTAACTGCACCTCAAGATAGCTTATATGGAGATACatatgtaagcataaaatctgtgatataatatatgtaatatgaaaaaaatatatgttcgaattaaaattaaataatattagatcGATTTTTATAATGTATACCTTTTGATATCATCTAAAAGGGATCTCTATACGAACTGAGTATCATCTTTAGATTCAAAACCGTTATCAATTTGTAAGGAGAATTAGATTCTCGTTCTCCTTAGATTGTTGGTTTAAGGAGATTGAGTGAGAAACTATAATCTCTTAAACTTATCCTCTTTGAGATGCGTTGTTTAACCTTTAGAAGTGAAAGCAAAAAGTCTATGATAGGTTATTATAAGAGTTCCTCCCATCTCCTAAAGAATCATAAtatctatcatcaaaatctaattaattctattatatatcttatttagtTATAaaagatcacataatctaacaataGAATTCTTCATCGTGGCGTGGCTTAAATAAGAGAAGATACTGTGACACATTTTTCGACATAAAATgataagtgaatgaaaagaacagCCGAAGAtaatttcaagtatatatatatatataatttttggaTGTTTGAGAATCTAATTAAGACTACCATGTAGAGGGTAGAGAAGAAGCTTCTCAATAACTTACCGAAATCCCTATTCATGGCTTGTAAAAATCAACAGCACCATGGAATAAAAACTCGAGAACAAAGAAACTTAACATGCTATGAATTTATAGGAGAAGAGAGAATCTATCGCACTATAATTTATAGTGTAAAGGCAAAGAGTAACATGGCATGCCTACTAATGTGGTTGGTGATGGCCTCTTTTTCATCCCTTTTATCATCTTTTATTGACCTTCACCAATCAGCAACGAACCATCATTCcacagcttctctctctctctctctctctctctctctctctctctctctctctcacaagaaACGGAAATCAAGAAGACAGCTCCACGCACATGTACAAACTCAGCGCACTCGTGTCGATTCCGACCGGGGAACGTACCTCGTGATTAGGGCAGTACTCGACGTGCTTGTTCCGATCGTGGGAGAGAGTATCGCGGTCATGGGCGAGGAGGGTGAGGGTGAGCTCGTTAGATGTGTCTTTGCTGTTGGAGCTGGGATGGTGATTCGGTTCCATTCGAGGTTAAAGTTTCGAGTTAGTCTTATTTTAGGTCACTATTTATATAGTGTCGAATTTATAAAATTA
Coding sequences:
- the LOC135581992 gene encoding ras-related protein Rab7-like isoform X2; protein product: MASRRRKLLKVIILGDSGVGKTSLMNQYPLAIEVIGSLILIWDTAGQERFQSLGVAFYRGADCCVLVYDVNVMKSFDNLNNWREEFLIQASPSDPENFPFIVLGNKTDIDGGNSRVVSEKKAKHWCASKGNIPYFETSAKEGINVESAFECIAKIALKNEPEDDIYLPDTIDVASGGRQQRSSGCEC
- the LOC135581992 gene encoding ras-related protein Rab7-like isoform X1; the encoded protein is MASRRRKLLKVIILGDSGVGKTSLMNQYVNRKFSIQYKATIGADFLTKEVQIDDRLFTLQIWDTAGQERFQSLGVAFYRGADCCVLVYDVNVMKSFDNLNNWREEFLIQASPSDPENFPFIVLGNKTDIDGGNSRVVSEKKAKHWCASKGNIPYFETSAKEGINVESAFECIAKIALKNEPEDDIYLPDTIDVASGGRQQRSSGCEC
- the LOC103997022 gene encoding pathogen-related protein; this encodes MAVEGDKYRSYLVGEGEKDTHWRHGAPPTYDLVNKLFEEGRTTEWPKGSLEETVQNAIKTWEMELSHKTRLGDFKSISPAKFKFFVNGRKGLTGEETLALGSYNALLQTSLPPEFQYYKADAETFESSHDVFQMAFPRGFAWEVLRVYSGPPAIAFKYRHWGYMEGPYKGHAPTGELVEFTGVAVLKVDEQLRAEEVEIYYDPGELFAGLLKGEVISGVDSVDTTASKLQPCPFLKGDP